The following proteins are co-located in the Trichormus variabilis 0441 genome:
- a CDS encoding PD-(D/E)XK nuclease superfamily protein, with amino-acid sequence MTPGAKANQSGRILETNVEAILTAYEYFQIGTHVTKEYLLNASLLKKRYAKQVYIGNGVYQTSLKVDFYVVGLPLNPSELIIECKWQESGGSVDEKFPYLNLNIQQYYPAPTIVVIGGEGMREGAIQWLRQQVNFNHNLLAVHTLDRFIAWANKTFGVA; translated from the coding sequence ATGACTCCGGGTGCAAAAGCGAATCAGTCAGGCAGGATTTTAGAAACTAATGTAGAAGCAATACTAACTGCCTATGAGTACTTTCAAATTGGCACTCATGTCACAAAAGAATATTTACTCAACGCTAGTTTATTAAAAAAACGCTACGCTAAACAGGTTTATATTGGTAACGGAGTATATCAAACATCACTAAAAGTTGATTTTTATGTTGTGGGCTTGCCTCTCAATCCATCAGAATTAATTATTGAGTGTAAATGGCAAGAAAGTGGTGGCTCCGTTGATGAAAAGTTTCCTTATTTAAATTTGAATATTCAACAATATTACCCAGCACCGACAATTGTCGTGATTGGTGGTGAAGGGATGAGAGAAGGGGCGATTCAGTGGTTAAGGCAACAAGTAAATTTTAACCATAATCTCCTAGCAGTACATACACTAGATAGATTTATTGCCTGGGCTAATAAAACTTTTGGCGTTGCATAA
- the recQ gene encoding DNA helicase RecQ: MLQYPNLEQALKYHFGYDNFRPGQRQIIEDALQNRDLMVVMPTGGGKSLCFQLPALMKQGLTVVVSPLIALMQDQVEALRNNNISATFLNSSLNAYQVRSREEAILNGKVRLLYVAPERLLSERFLPFLDLVNEKVGISIFAIDEAHCVSEWGHDFRPEYRQLKSLRKRYPNVPVLALTATATDRVRSDIIQQLGLKQPSIHLASFNRQNLYYEVRPKSKQAYAELLELIRDNEGSAIIYCLTRKKVEELTFKLQKDKISALSYHAGLPDDERSKNQTRFIRDDVRVMVATIAFGMGINKPDVRLVVHFDIPRNLESYYQESGRAGRDGEPSRCTIFFSFGDIKTIEWSIEQKTDPQEQLIAKQQLRQMIDYAEGTDCRRTIQLGYFGERFAGNCGNCDNCRYPKPMQDWTIEAMKFLSCVARCKERFGMLHIIDVLRGAKKDKIIQYEHDKLSTYGIGKDRTVDEWRTLGRSLLHQGLLEQTSDGYSVLKLNALSWEVMKRQRQVFLSVPVAQKLSLIQETPKFEEAEALLHRLRSLRKQLADEQSVPPYVVFHDSTLKLMVQVQPQNLLEFSKLSGVGSHKLAQYGEKFIAEIRAYRQEKHPQEKPVNLAPTASVVSDSEIQTLQLHQQGLSIAEIARKRKLSPATISTHLGKLIEKNQPVDLNQLVPLEHQQKIWQVLEVLGDIALTPIKEQLGESYSFEEIRLVREKWRRQNRK, from the coding sequence ATGCTTCAGTATCCCAATCTCGAACAGGCGCTAAAATATCACTTCGGTTACGATAACTTTCGTCCCGGACAACGGCAAATAATTGAAGATGCGCTGCAAAATCGAGATTTAATGGTAGTGATGCCTACGGGTGGAGGAAAGTCTTTGTGCTTTCAGTTACCTGCACTCATGAAGCAGGGTTTGACTGTGGTGGTATCACCGTTGATTGCTTTGATGCAAGACCAAGTGGAAGCACTACGTAATAATAATATCTCTGCCACTTTCCTTAATAGTAGTTTGAATGCGTATCAGGTGCGATCACGTGAGGAAGCCATTCTCAATGGTAAGGTAAGATTACTTTACGTCGCTCCAGAACGTCTCCTCAGTGAAAGATTTCTGCCATTTCTCGATTTAGTCAACGAAAAAGTTGGCATATCTATCTTTGCAATTGATGAAGCCCATTGTGTCTCTGAGTGGGGACACGATTTCCGTCCAGAATATCGCCAATTAAAATCCCTACGCAAGCGTTACCCAAATGTTCCCGTTTTGGCACTTACCGCCACAGCCACAGACCGCGTCCGTTCTGATATCATCCAACAACTGGGATTAAAGCAACCAAGTATTCATCTTGCCAGTTTTAATCGCCAAAATCTTTATTACGAAGTCCGCCCCAAAAGTAAACAAGCTTACGCTGAATTATTAGAATTAATTCGAGATAATGAAGGTTCAGCGATTATTTATTGTTTAACTCGGAAAAAAGTTGAGGAACTAACATTTAAACTGCAAAAAGATAAGATTTCCGCCTTATCTTATCATGCCGGATTACCTGATGATGAGCGTAGCAAAAACCAAACGCGGTTTATTCGGGATGATGTGCGGGTAATGGTAGCCACAATCGCCTTTGGCATGGGTATTAATAAGCCAGATGTGCGCTTAGTGGTACATTTTGATATTCCCCGAAATTTGGAGAGTTACTATCAAGAATCAGGTAGGGCTGGTAGGGATGGAGAACCATCACGCTGCACAATCTTTTTTAGTTTTGGTGATATTAAAACTATTGAATGGAGTATTGAGCAAAAAACAGACCCCCAAGAACAGTTGATTGCTAAACAACAACTGCGACAGATGATAGATTACGCTGAGGGGACAGACTGTCGTCGGACAATTCAACTGGGTTATTTTGGTGAAAGGTTTGCGGGTAATTGTGGTAACTGTGATAATTGCCGTTATCCTAAACCCATGCAAGACTGGACAATTGAGGCGATGAAGTTTCTATCTTGTGTAGCCCGTTGTAAAGAAAGGTTTGGGATGCTACACATAATTGATGTGTTGCGGGGGGCAAAAAAAGACAAAATCATTCAATATGAACACGATAAGCTTTCTACCTATGGGATTGGCAAAGATAGAACAGTGGATGAGTGGCGGACTCTGGGAAGATCACTTTTACATCAAGGTTTATTGGAACAGACTAGCGATGGTTACTCGGTTTTAAAATTAAACGCCCTCAGTTGGGAAGTGATGAAGCGACAACGCCAAGTGTTTCTCTCTGTTCCTGTAGCACAAAAGCTGAGTTTGATACAAGAGACTCCCAAATTTGAAGAAGCAGAAGCATTATTACATAGACTGCGATCGCTGCGTAAACAACTTGCTGATGAACAGTCTGTACCGCCCTACGTCGTCTTCCACGATTCCACATTAAAGTTAATGGTACAGGTGCAACCGCAAAACTTACTGGAATTCTCTAAACTATCTGGCGTTGGAAGTCACAAATTAGCCCAATATGGTGAGAAATTCATCGCCGAAATTCGCGCCTACCGCCAAGAAAAACATCCTCAAGAAAAACCAGTTAATCTTGCACCTACAGCCAGTGTAGTTTCCGATAGCGAAATACAGACCTTACAATTACATCAACAAGGTTTAAGTATTGCCGAAATAGCCCGCAAACGCAAACTCAGTCCAGCAACAATTTCTACTCATTTAGGTAAACTGATTGAGAAAAATCAGCCAGTCGATTTAAACCAACTGGTTCCCTTAGAACATCAACAAAAAATTTGGCAAGTACTAGAAGTGCTTGGTGATATAGCTTTAACACCCATTAAAGAACAGTTAGGTGAAAGCTATTCTTTTGAAGAAATTCGCTTAGTCAGAGAAAAATGGCGGCGACAAAACAGAAAGTAA
- a CDS encoding alkaline phosphatase D family protein: MESNHQLKLNRRQFFLRSAITAGGIITTNLVAKSQVFAQAPGIITSDTMRSAIPYGVATGDITNNNVVIWSKSDRPAKMIVEYSTSETFSNVQRILGPNALENSDFTARINLRNLPPNQQIFYRVLFQNLDYQNTYSAPVSGTFRTPPTFGRDILFVWGGDTAGQGWGINPDFGGMKIYETMRQLNPDFFIHSGDNIYADGPIQSQVSLGNGNIWRNITTEEKSKVAETLKEFRGNYIYNLLDENVRRFNAEVPMLAQWDDHEVTNNWYPGEILNDSRYTVKDVNLLAQRGRQAFLEYMPIEYATNNTDQARIYRSFNYGPALDIFMLDERTYRGRNTPNRQPTASKDTQMLGVTQVQWLKRQLLTSKSTWKVIASDMPLGLIVRDGSTDFEAWANGDGPALGRELELADLLRFIKNRNIKNVVWLTADVHYAAAHYYDPNKAQFQDFKPFWEFVAGPLNAGTFGPNQLENTFGPQLVFQSLPPGTSANRPPSEGLQFFGAVKINALSKVMTVSLRNLAGDIVYSVDLPPEA; the protein is encoded by the coding sequence ATGGAATCAAATCATCAATTAAAGCTAAATCGTCGCCAGTTTTTCCTTCGTTCAGCCATAACAGCAGGCGGTATTATCACCACAAATTTAGTAGCAAAATCACAAGTTTTTGCCCAAGCGCCTGGAATTATTACCTCTGATACAATGCGCTCTGCCATACCTTACGGCGTGGCTACTGGTGATATCACAAATAATAATGTGGTCATTTGGAGTAAGAGCGATCGCCCAGCCAAAATGATCGTAGAATATTCCACTAGTGAAACATTTAGTAATGTGCAACGTATTTTAGGGCCTAACGCCTTAGAAAATAGCGACTTTACAGCCAGAATTAATCTGAGAAATCTACCCCCAAATCAACAAATTTTTTATCGGGTGCTTTTCCAGAATTTAGATTATCAAAATACCTACAGCGCCCCTGTTAGTGGAACTTTCCGCACACCCCCTACCTTCGGACGAGATATATTATTTGTCTGGGGTGGCGATACTGCTGGTCAAGGATGGGGTATTAATCCCGATTTCGGTGGGATGAAAATTTATGAAACCATGCGCCAATTAAACCCCGATTTTTTCATTCATTCTGGCGATAATATTTACGCTGATGGCCCCATTCAATCACAAGTATCCTTGGGTAATGGGAACATCTGGCGCAATATTACTACAGAAGAAAAATCTAAAGTAGCAGAAACCCTCAAAGAATTTCGTGGTAACTATATCTACAACTTACTAGATGAAAATGTGCGGCGTTTTAACGCTGAAGTTCCCATGTTGGCACAATGGGACGACCACGAAGTTACAAATAACTGGTATCCTGGTGAAATTCTCAACGATAGTCGCTATACAGTCAAGGATGTTAACTTGCTAGCCCAAAGGGGAAGACAAGCCTTTTTGGAATATATGCCTATCGAGTATGCAACCAATAACACAGACCAAGCCAGGATTTATCGCTCCTTTAATTATGGCCCAGCACTAGATATTTTCATGCTGGATGAGCGCACCTACCGGGGTCGCAACACTCCCAACCGTCAGCCAACAGCTAGCAAAGATACGCAAATGTTAGGTGTTACACAAGTGCAATGGCTGAAAAGGCAACTGCTAACATCAAAATCTACATGGAAAGTTATTGCTAGTGATATGCCCTTGGGGCTGATAGTTCGAGATGGTAGCACTGATTTTGAGGCTTGGGCTAACGGAGACGGCCCTGCATTAGGTAGAGAATTAGAACTGGCAGACTTACTCCGATTTATCAAAAACAGAAATATCAAAAATGTTGTGTGGCTAACTGCTGATGTACATTATGCAGCCGCCCATTATTACGACCCCAACAAAGCCCAGTTTCAAGATTTCAAGCCTTTCTGGGAGTTTGTCGCCGGGCCTCTCAATGCGGGTACGTTCGGTCCCAACCAATTAGAAAATACCTTTGGGCCTCAATTGGTATTTCAAAGCCTTCCTCCCGGTACAAGTGCAAATCGCCCTCCCAGTGAAGGTTTGCAATTCTTTGGCGCAGTCAAAATTAATGCTTTGTCGAAGGTGATGACTGTATCACTGCGTAACTTAGCAGGAGACATAGTTTACAGTGTAGATTTGCCACCAGAAGCATAA
- a CDS encoding PEP-CTERM sorting domain-containing protein (PEP-CTERM proteins occur, often in large numbers, in the proteomes of bacteria that also encode an exosortase, a predicted intramembrane cysteine proteinase. The presence of a PEP-CTERM domain at a protein's C-terminus predicts cleavage within the sorting domain, followed by covalent anchoring to some some component of the (usually Gram-negative) cell surface. Many PEP-CTERM proteins exhibit an unusual sequence composition that includes large numbers of potential glycosylation sites. Expression of one such protein has been shown restore the ability of a bacterium to form floc, a type of biofilm.) gives MKLFPHLALTAASLTISIATIDTQIASAAIVNYAFTVDSPTNKGKGFFSFDDSTFSNDSIPEALVKSLSFQFDGDSTIYTEKDAIAYPFFPVVLSTTYLTGKPTIGLSYSFYDKTNPAEPIVYEIVDNNFTILSGTSSNTEISFGSVTYSQIPEPATLGGTLLTFGLVFLGNKKSKSMKKSNL, from the coding sequence ATGAAATTATTTCCACATTTAGCCCTTACTGCTGCTAGCCTGACAATAAGTATTGCTACCATAGACACACAAATTGCATCTGCGGCAATTGTTAATTACGCTTTTACCGTAGATAGTCCTACTAATAAAGGTAAGGGATTTTTTAGTTTTGATGACTCAACTTTTAGTAATGACAGTATTCCAGAAGCTCTAGTTAAGTCTCTCTCTTTCCAATTTGATGGTGACTCTACCATTTACACCGAAAAAGATGCGATCGCTTACCCCTTCTTTCCTGTAGTACTCTCAACTACATATTTAACAGGAAAGCCAACTATCGGGTTAAGCTATTCATTTTATGATAAAACTAATCCGGCTGAACCAATAGTTTACGAAATTGTTGATAATAACTTTACAATCCTTTCGGGTACTTCCAGCAATACAGAAATTAGCTTTGGCAGTGTAACTTATTCACAAATACCTGAGCCTGCAACTTTAGGTGGGACTCTGTTGACTTTTGGGCTTGTTTTTTTGGGAAACAAGAAGTCAAAATCCATGAAAAAATCTAACCTTTAA
- a CDS encoding AI-2E family transporter, with the protein MQSVNKLPRWLTVGLAFPVAILNGWLLLQVVQYFQPLVNVVAAAILLAFVLNYPIQFFQERGVKRNLAIGSVLLLAVVILVGLGVTLVPLIIEQLNELVNILPYWIDSGGQQIDAFQKWAATQQLPVNLSGLVTQILERVSSQLQSVTGRILGFAFDTIGVVVNVLLTVVLTIYMVLNGDRLWDGLYQWFPTHIGSKVRQILREDFHNYFIGQATLGAILGLTITLAFVTLRVPLALLFGLAIGLFSLFPFGTGIGISIVSLLVALQNFWLGGEVLGVAVAIDQVNSNFIAPRILGNLTGLNPVWVVISLLLGAKLGGVLGLLIAIPTASFIKDIADSWRSGELNAINALDVEPKKVEIDVNVSSIELFTKKE; encoded by the coding sequence ATGCAGTCAGTAAATAAATTACCCAGATGGTTAACCGTTGGTTTGGCGTTTCCTGTTGCCATTCTCAACGGTTGGCTACTGCTTCAAGTTGTGCAGTATTTCCAACCCTTGGTGAATGTTGTTGCAGCTGCTATCTTGCTGGCTTTTGTTTTGAACTACCCAATTCAGTTTTTCCAAGAACGGGGGGTAAAACGTAACTTGGCTATTGGCAGTGTATTACTGCTGGCTGTGGTGATTTTAGTCGGGTTAGGTGTGACTTTAGTGCCTCTCATCATAGAACAGCTCAACGAACTGGTTAATATTCTGCCTTATTGGATTGATTCTGGAGGTCAACAGATTGACGCTTTCCAAAAATGGGCAGCTACTCAACAGTTACCTGTAAATTTAAGTGGTTTAGTCACGCAGATTTTAGAGAGGGTATCTAGCCAATTACAGTCTGTGACAGGAAGGATTCTGGGTTTTGCCTTTGATACGATTGGTGTTGTGGTTAATGTACTGCTGACAGTAGTATTGACTATCTACATGGTATTAAATGGCGATCGCCTTTGGGATGGTCTTTACCAATGGTTTCCTACCCATATTGGTTCTAAGGTGCGGCAAATACTACGGGAGGATTTTCACAATTATTTTATTGGTCAAGCTACCTTAGGAGCTATACTGGGGCTGACTATTACATTGGCGTTTGTAACCCTGCGAGTACCTTTGGCTTTACTTTTTGGTTTGGCAATTGGTTTATTTTCTCTTTTTCCCTTTGGTACAGGTATCGGTATCTCTATTGTTAGTCTATTGGTGGCGCTACAAAACTTTTGGTTGGGGGGAGAAGTCTTAGGTGTTGCGGTTGCTATTGACCAAGTAAATTCTAATTTTATTGCCCCAAGAATTCTGGGTAATTTAACTGGTTTAAATCCTGTTTGGGTAGTTATTTCTTTGCTGCTAGGCGCTAAATTAGGTGGTGTTTTGGGTTTATTAATTGCCATTCCTACAGCTAGTTTCATCAAGGATATAGCTGACAGTTGGCGCTCTGGAGAATTAAACGCCATAAATGCTCTGGATGTAGAACCGAAAAAAGTAGAAATTGATGTTAACGTTTCTTCAATAGAATTATTCACAAAAAAAGAATGA
- a CDS encoding NUDIX hydrolase — protein MSKQPIHVAIAILYQDNKFLMQLRDDVPNIPYPAHWALFGGHVEPGETPDIAVKREILEEIGYILPPFWEFGCYADDAVVRHVFHAPLLLEFNQLVLNEGWDMGLLTPEDIRKGRFYSANAGGEKPLGEIPQQILLEFMEKDLVNSH, from the coding sequence ATGAGTAAGCAACCCATACACGTAGCGATCGCCATCCTCTACCAAGATAATAAATTTCTTATGCAGTTACGGGATGATGTGCCTAATATTCCCTACCCTGCTCACTGGGCGCTGTTTGGTGGTCATGTTGAACCCGGCGAAACACCAGATATAGCAGTAAAGCGAGAAATATTAGAAGAAATTGGCTACATTCTCCCACCTTTTTGGGAATTCGGTTGTTATGCTGACGATGCAGTAGTGCGTCATGTCTTCCATGCGCCGTTATTATTAGAATTTAATCAACTGGTGTTAAATGAAGGTTGGGATATGGGCTTATTGACACCAGAAGATATTCGTAAAGGTAGATTTTATTCGGCAAACGCAGGTGGAGAGAAACCGCTAGGAGAAATACCGCAGCAGATTTTATTAGAGTTTATGGAAAAGGATCTAGTTAATAGTCATTAG
- the folD gene encoding bifunctional methylenetetrahydrofolate dehydrogenase/methenyltetrahydrofolate cyclohydrolase FolD, protein METKTAKILDGKTLAEKIQKELTAQIIEVQAKIGRPPGLAVLMVGDNPASAAYVRNKEKSCAKVGIASFGKHFPQETSQKELEDVIAALNQDEQVDGILVQLPLPEHLDAVKLLHQIEPDKDADGLHPVNLGRLVRGEKGLRSCTPAGVMRLLAEYEISLRGKQAVVVGRSILVGKPMALMLLEADATVTIAHSRSQDLKSITQNADILVAAAGLPGLITADMVKPGAVVVDVGINRVTDANGKSRLVGDINFASIAGVAEYITPVPGGIGPMTVALLLQNTVTSYLQTAKESGALDVK, encoded by the coding sequence ATGGAAACAAAAACTGCCAAAATTCTTGATGGTAAAACTTTAGCTGAGAAAATTCAAAAAGAACTGACTGCCCAAATTATAGAAGTACAGGCCAAAATTGGTCGTCCTCCTGGGTTAGCAGTATTGATGGTTGGTGATAACCCAGCCTCAGCAGCCTATGTACGGAACAAGGAAAAATCCTGTGCCAAAGTGGGTATTGCTTCTTTTGGTAAGCATTTTCCCCAAGAAACTAGCCAAAAAGAGTTAGAGGATGTGATTGCTGCACTTAACCAAGATGAACAGGTAGATGGCATTCTTGTACAACTACCCTTACCTGAGCATCTGGATGCAGTAAAGTTGCTGCATCAAATAGAACCGGATAAAGATGCTGATGGACTCCACCCAGTGAATTTAGGGCGTTTGGTGCGTGGGGAAAAAGGTTTACGCAGTTGCACCCCAGCTGGAGTAATGCGGCTATTGGCAGAATATGAAATTTCTTTGCGAGGAAAGCAAGCTGTGGTGGTGGGACGGAGTATTTTGGTAGGGAAGCCTATGGCTTTGATGCTCCTAGAAGCTGATGCCACCGTGACTATTGCCCACTCGCGATCGCAAGACCTAAAATCCATCACCCAAAATGCTGATATTCTCGTTGCTGCTGCCGGTTTGCCAGGATTAATTACTGCTGACATGGTGAAACCAGGTGCTGTTGTGGTAGATGTGGGGATAAATCGCGTGACTGATGCTAATGGCAAAAGTCGCTTAGTAGGCGATATTAATTTTGCATCAATTGCTGGTGTGGCAGAATATATCACCCCAGTTCCCGGTGGTATTGGCCCTATGACTGTGGCTTTGTTATTACAAAATACAGTCACCAGCTATTTACAAACAGCAAAAGAAAGCGGAGCCTTGGATGTTAAATGA
- the crtE gene encoding geranylgeranyl diphosphate synthase CrtE produces the protein MVAADNLQKMSEEAKFNLVAYLKERQKLCEAALDEAIPVIYPEKIYESMRYSLLAGGKRLRPILCLATSEMMGGTIEIAMPTACAVEMIHTMSLIHDDLPAMDNDDYRRGMLTNHKVYGDDIAILAGDGLLAYAFEFVAIRTPESVPRDRVLQVVARLGRALGAAGLVGGQVVDLDSEGKSDISLETLNFIHNHKTAALLEACVVCGGILAGASSEDVQRLSRYSQNIGLAFQIIDDILDITSTQEQLGKTAGKDLLAKKVTYPSLWGIEQSRVKAQQLIEAACAELEPFGEDAQPLKAIAHFITSRNH, from the coding sequence ATGGTAGCAGCTGATAACCTCCAGAAGATGTCAGAGGAAGCCAAATTTAATCTAGTAGCTTATCTTAAAGAGCGGCAAAAACTTTGTGAAGCGGCTTTGGATGAAGCCATACCTGTTATTTATCCAGAAAAAATTTATGAATCGATGCGCTACTCCTTATTAGCTGGAGGTAAGCGCTTGCGTCCGATTCTTTGTCTGGCTACTTCGGAAATGATGGGTGGAACAATCGAAATAGCTATGCCAACAGCTTGCGCTGTGGAAATGATCCACACCATGTCTTTGATTCACGACGACTTGCCAGCAATGGATAACGACGATTACCGTCGCGGTATGCTGACGAATCACAAGGTATATGGTGATGATATTGCGATTTTGGCGGGAGATGGCTTATTAGCCTATGCTTTCGAGTTCGTAGCTATCCGTACTCCTGAAAGCGTGCCTAGAGACCGAGTATTGCAGGTAGTAGCCCGATTGGGACGAGCATTAGGAGCTGCTGGCTTGGTTGGGGGTCAAGTAGTTGACTTAGACTCAGAAGGGAAATCAGATATTTCCTTAGAAACGCTCAATTTTATTCATAATCACAAAACAGCAGCTCTTTTAGAAGCTTGTGTGGTCTGTGGCGGCATTTTAGCTGGGGCATCATCAGAAGATGTACAAAGACTTTCACGGTATTCTCAAAATATTGGGCTAGCATTTCAAATCATCGATGATATTCTTGATATCACTTCTACTCAAGAGCAATTAGGCAAGACTGCGGGTAAAGACCTTTTAGCGAAGAAAGTCACCTATCCTAGCCTATGGGGAATTGAACAATCACGGGTCAAAGCCCAACAGCTAATTGAAGCAGCTTGTGCAGAACTAGAACCATTTGGAGAAGATGCACAGCCTCTGAAAGCGATCGCTCACTTCATCACTAGCCGTAATCACTAA